GACACCAGGATGATTAAATAATTGTTCGATTTGGCGCATAGCTAAATTTACGCGGTAGGTAGCAGAGTTTCAAAGTAAGTATACCTAAGCTACCTTTGGGTAGTATCATGGAAATATTTTTGACCTGTCGGCTATCTTGCCCCGGGATCATCAGCGAGAGCAAGTAAAAATAGTAGGAAGTTAGTGGCTTTTATACGCTATTATCAATCGTACATATCCATTCAGGGGGATGCGCACGCGCACGCTATAGTAGTCATTTGCAGCGCGCAGCATCACGTACACCGATCAACGTCTTGACGGCACTATTACGGAACCAAGACTAGGTGCGGAGTAGATTGATCACCTTGGGCAGCCTACAGTATTATGCGGTAAGCGCATCGCGCAAGCTCTCCGCTTGCCATGCTTTTCCTTGCTCGGGTTGGATCCACAACGGCGCCTTGATTCTCTGGGGACAGGAGGCGCAGCCCTCTGTTGTCAAGATGGGACGGCGAACCAACCTCGAATGACATGAGGATTAAATTACCTACTATGTGATCAATTAAATCGGCTTGATAACTCCAAAGGAGCAGACATTCTGCTTCTAGGTTGGGTTTTATATATTCCCTCTACTTTCCCATTCCAATATTTTTGATGGGTAAAGTGGCATTGAACCCGGTGATTTTACTCTGTCTCTTGCCAAAACCGTTTGGTTGGCGTATCCATGTTTGGCCACCACTCAAGAagaagtgaaaaaaaaagaaaagggatgaacaaaaatacaatgtACAGGACTTCCAACAGAACAGGCGCCAAACAATagatgcctacctacctacctagttaaGCTATGGGGCAACAATGAAATATATAGGGAAACGAGAAGGCCCAGAAGCCATAAGATCAAACAAAATCGACCGATTGCCTCGTTGCtgcgcctgcctgttcccgCCAACAGACTGAACTTGAATGGAATTTTGACTCTCGACTCGTTGCATGGCCTTCCCGTTTGAGAAGGCTCCATTGGCCCATTTTGTCTGACGTCATGGTCATTGGACAGCTTGATCCCTTCCCACCTCACCTCCACTCTGAGCGCACCACCCTCCCAATCTCAATCGAATTTCCTCGCCCTGCTTCGCCCTGACAATCGACGCATTTGCTGTCTACTGCTAAGATTTTTCCCACCTGTTCCCACCCGTTCCCACCCAACGGTCTATTCCGTGAAAAACAACTGGCCATATCCCAAGAGGCCGTCGCCAGCTTACCTTACCTGCGGCCTTGAAAACCCATCTATTGCCCtcgaaacaaaacaagacaaAACTCAGACGCGACGACCTAAAAACAGGTTGGTAACGATCGCTCAGGCCTCCGGATCAATTGCATATGCACTTGTTCGAGAAAACTCAACTCGAATACCTGTCATACTGCTACTACCCCCCCAAAGTAATACATTGGTATCAGTGTTGAATCCGTCCCGCCAACACCAACGCCAGCGCCAGCATAAAACAACGTAGCACCGGCGCACCGTCCTAACAACGGAAAACCAGTCGACCCTTAAAAACCGTCCAGGCGTCTTTCGTCAgcctactagaactagacctggTCCCCCAGCCCTTTGCTCAGGCCCGCGACACCCACCCACACGTCACTGTACTTGAGAACAGCGCTCGTATCGCGATTTTCCCACCTGTCGCCCGGGGTTCGCGCCGCCGTGCTACAGCCAGCCTACATCCCCGCCGAGGCCTTGGGCGGCTGGATCATGAGCTGTACTCGCCCTGGTTGCGCGTGGAGATGAGCGATTCCCAATGTCAGGCTGGCTGAAGAGTGGTATGGGTAGTTCTTCACCCTCAGAAGAACCTCGGTCTCCTGCCGCTTCTCCAGCGCAAGCTCTTGGTggcagaaacaaaaacacagaCAAGTCCAGCAAAGCGAGGATATCTACCCAGAAGCCGCAAACATTCTCCTCAAAGTCAAAGGCGACAAGCGACGCCGCGAATCAAAATGAGGCCGCGCCTCGCGCCGAGGGCTCAAGTCCCGCCATGGAACTTGCCGCCTACCGAGAACAGCTGAAGAAACAAATGAGTGCCATAAGTTCTCAGGAGCCGCCCAGAAATAGTCCGAAGAGGCCGTCTCCGatcgccgaggaggagagCCCTCCCCCAGGAATCAAACCTTTTGATTCTGGCCCTGCGACAACCGCATCGACGAATTCCTCAACAGCCACAATCCGCGGCCTTGCCACACCAGGGGTAGCCGCAAGGACGCCCTCGTATCCGTTTCCCCGCATGACCTCCATGGCAGGCCTTCCATCCCACCTGCACCGGCCTTTCACGGCGCTGTCGCCGACTGGTACCCCCGAGGCCAACCCGGCCAGCTTTCAAGATGTTCCGAGCGCGCTCGATAAGATCCTTTCGAATCCATCCACGCCTGCCTCTACACTCACCTTCCAGCCACATGGTGCATCTGTGTCAAACGAGGAACCAACCGACTTCCCAACTCCCAACCTTTACGAACTTTCTCTGATGCTGTCGGCGGAACCTGGATTAGATGCATGGTGGCAGACTGTCGTCCAGATCCTGACCGAGGTTTACAAGGCAGAGCGAGTGACATTGGCGGTACCAGCCGATACGACGGATATCGAGAACGTGCCATGGGGCCAGAAAGCTACATACAATGCAAGAGGTGAGGACGACCTGAGCATGGCTTACATGGCACGTGGGAGTAGCGTAGTTCCTAGCGGCACGGATGTGAGGTCCGAGATCACCGCTCATCCCGATCTGCAAGGTCTGCTTTCCCCAACGACGCGTCCAGACCTCTCGAGCCGGCACTCTTTCACCTCCTTTGAAAGCCGTCAGAACCTTGTGTACGCCAAGGATACGGCCGCATCAAGTTCTCCCCGGCCAAGCCCCATGCCACGGAGCAAGAGCTCCTATCCCGTTACCGTTGCCGAAGTAGAGCTGGAGGCTCGGGAATCCCGTCCAGCACTCAGCCAGAAGGTCTTGGAAGAACATGACGCAATCGCGGATGATGTTGCCGACGTTCCAGGCTGGGGCTCGGCCCTAGCACCTCCGACACCGACCCAGGCCAGAGTTCTTCCAATGCTCCAGGCACTCGATTTCGAGGCCGACCCCCTCATAGATCATAATGGCATTCGAAGAGTCTTGGAAAGGGGCAAAGTCATCGCATTGACACGCAGCTATCCATACTTAGATCACCAGCAGCCGCCAGCACAAGCGGAGGAGACCAAGGGGAGAACGAGGAGTCGCTCACCAGATGGGCCCAAAAAGCAACCACAGCACAGAAGACCACGCCCAGAGTCCTTTTCAAAACTCTCGTCATTACTTGGGGGTGCGCAAATGTACCGGGGCTCAAAAGGAGGTTGGCGTGGTGATAAAAAGAGACAGGGTGGTGTAGGGTCACGGCTGGACGACGAAGACATGCCGCGACCTCCTACCCCTAAATATGAGGAGTATGAGCAAGCGCCTCCCTCACCTTGGTCTCAGTCGCCGGCCCCATCCCCAGCAATTCGTGCGGAGCCATCTGAGAATCCTTTCTTCACCGATGCGGTTGTAGACGAAGATTCTTTCAACCCTGCATCCGCCCCTCCCCCCGACTACACAGCGTTGAAACCGCCAGAGACAATTGGCGTAGATAACTCATGGACGGTCCTTCACATACCGTTGTCACATGTTCTACTTTCACGGCCGACTGCCACCTTCAAACTTGATACAAGCACGTTGGAGAGGAAGTCACACATACGCAGCAAGAGTGCTGCAGGTGGCGGCGATCCATCCACGCCTGTATCGGCGTCTCCCAGCTCGGGATACAAGGAAAAGCATTCTCCCATAGCAGTCCTGTCAATTCTCAGTCCCATAATCCCGTACCCATCCAACCTTAGACATTCGCTTGCCCACCTTGCACCCCATCTGGCAACCTCGTTCTCACTCTGTCGGCATTATACAAACCTTGAGGTCGAGCTTGCAGGCCTCCAGAAGCGCAACCCGGATTTTATTCGATACAGCAGCAGTCTTGGGACAGATGGTCGACTGATTGCTGATCCGGTTGGACTTGAGCTCACGTCCGGTGAGGTTTCTGAATCGCAGAGATCGCTGGGCGGCAGTATGACCAGCCCTAGTGACTATTCAGTTCCATCTCGCAGTGCCGCAGGATCCGCTGTTGGAACGCCCAGTTGGGACGTTGGTAACCTGGGCTTCGTGACCGAGAAGCGCCAAGTTGCTGCTAGCCCACTAGTAACTTCAGGAATCGGTGACAGCTACTTCAGTGCGAAGCCCACTTCCTCGACCGGACGAGGCCCTGGCACCCCAGGTGCAGTGAACCCCAAGGAGAGGAGAAATTCCCGGGAGAGCGCTGTTGGCGAGAAGCGATTCCTTAAAAGAAGCTCGGGTACAAAGGGGCAATGGGTCCAAGACTCTGCTATTGAAGATCAAGATCCGTCCGAGGAGTCGGCAGTCAAACGGGCCTCTGAGGACTTGCACTCGATTGCTTTGGATAAGAACGAGAAAGCGACAGACTCGGCAGATGGCCAGAGGAGAGGAAGCCGCACTGGCCACAAGCACACCCAGCTGCATTCATATGGTGCCGACTTCTCCCACACATTTCAGTCTCTACCACCCAGTTCAACAGTCGGTATGAAGAGCCAGCAACCGCCCTCACGGAGTGGCTCGGGCTCTGTGCCCCGCGAAATGCTCCCGCCATCGGACACCCTCAAAGGCCTCATTCTCGATTCACTACCTGCTCACGTTTTCGTCGCCCAACCTCCAGCGGGAGACATGCTATGGGTTAATAGCAGATACCTGGTCTATCGTGGTGTGACACCAGCCGAACTCGCGGCCGATCCATACGGTAGTCTGCATCCTGACGACAAGGAAGAGTACATCAAGGCGTGGACGTACTCCCTGCGAACAGGTGAGCCTTTCTCAAGAACGGTCCGTATCAAGAGGTTCGACAATGCGTATCGTTGGTTCCAGGCCAGGGCAATAGCGACTCGTGACAAGCGCAACACGGTCCAGCAATTTCTTGGATCTTACATGGACATCCACGATCAACATACAGCAGAGCTCAAGGCCGCTCGTCAAGAGGAGATCGAGGCGTCGGAAGCCAAACATAGACTTCTCGCCAACCTCATACCCCAGATCATCTTCACAGCGACAGAGGATGAAGGTATCACTTTCGCAAACGAGCAGTGGCTTTCGTATACTGGACAGAGTTTTGAAGACTCGCTCGGCCTTGGCTTCATGGACTATGTTCACCCGGATGACCTGGCAAAGTGTCGCATACCGACAGATTTCTCGTTGAGCGCAGTGAATACGCCCATGCCCTTTGAGTCGGCTACAGTGAAGACGCCGCTGCCAGGGACACCCGGGCTCGGCCGTTCAACTGGCACTGCAGCAGTTAACCGGCCCGTACCAAACCCAGGTAGCACCAAACTGCGTGAGATGCTTTCTAGACACAACAGTTCTAGTAGCTCCTCTAGTAGCGAGGCAACGTCGGCCGGAGATCTTCTGCGGTTGGCCAAGAAGGGTGTGATCAAGGCTGGCACGGACAGCAGCGGACGCATATCGTATACGACCGAGGTTCGCCTACGCTCCAAAACTGGAGAATATAGATGGCACCTGATCCGTTGTGTCGAGATAGGCGGGGTTAACTGGGGAAGTGGCGTAAGCTCTTACTTTGGTTCAGCAACCGATATTAATGACCACAAACTGTTGGAGACGAAGCTCAAAGAGGCCATGGAGTCCAAGGGAAGGTTCCTCAGTAACATGTCACACGAGATCCGCACACCTCTCATAGGAATCTCGGGGATGGTGAGCTTCTTGCAGGAGACAACCTTGACTGAGGAGCAAAGGGACTACACAAACACGATCCACACCAGCGCAAACAGCCTCATCATGATCATTAACGACATCCTCGACTTATCTAAGGTCGATGCTGGCATGATGAAGCTCAAGTATGAATGGTTTCACACGACATCCCTGATCGAGGCCGTGAACGAGCTGGTCTCGACCATGGCGATTGCCAAGGGCCTTGAGCTCAACTACATTGTTGAGCCAGAAGTGCCGGCCTGGGTTAAAGGAGACAAAGTCAGAATCCGCCAGGTGCTTCTCAATGTCATTGGCAATGCTATCAAGTTCACCTCGGAAGGTGAGGTATTCAGCCGATGTAGCGTTGCTACTGTCAAAGAAAACGAGATTGGTGAGGATGAGATCATGTTGGAGTTCTCCATTATTGATACCGGGCGAGGCTTTACCAAGGATGAGTCCGAGCTCATTTTCAAGCCGTTTAGCCAGATAGACGGGAGCAGCACCCGTCAACATGGAGGCAGCGGTCTGGGCCTCGTCATCTCGAGGCAACTGGTAGAGCTCCACGGCGGCCAGATGAACGGCACTGCGACCCCAGGCAAAGGCTCAACCTTCACTTTTACGGCAAAGTTTGGGTTGCCGACAGATAGCGATCGTCCGGAGTCGCTAAGACCATCATCGTCAGTTGAGCTTGTCTCGTCGTCGAGCATACCCGAAGGGTTGCAAGCAGCTCGGCTGTTCAAACACCCATCTCTACCCATGACAAACTCGCCTTCGGTGCTGAGCCCGGCGTCGACGGATCCTAGTGTTACATCCCCGGCGACCGGCTCGAGTGCAAGCTCGGATCCTTCAGTTCGGTCCAACAAAACGCACGACACAGCCAGAACTTCAATCTCATCCACCAACGCGGGTTTGGTGAACTTCAGTGAAGCTGCCAGGGCAAGTGGTCAAGACCTGTCACAGATGAAGCTTGAAATGCCCGACATGTCAACCGAGAACACGTCTTCAAATAACTCGAACTCGACGCTGACCCCTGATCTTGGCCCACCACGACAGCAGCGCGGTGATGGCCAGAGGCCCACCAAGTATTCAATTCTAGTCATCAGTCCCCAGACTCACAGCCGCGAAGCAACCACCAAGCACATCGAGATGACGCTACCCAAGGAGGTCCCGCGCAAAATCACCCCACTTGCAACTGTTACACAGGCGCAGCAACTGATCAGAGAGGCTGACGCTATCACCTTTACCCATGTTGTCGTTAACCTTCCGTCCACCGATGAACTGATCGGCCTGATGGGCGAGCTCATGAGGTCCAAGCTGCATTCGAAAGCGACTGTCCTTATACTATCGGATTCTGTCCAGCGCCAGGCCATAGTGAAGCAGGTTGCCGGAACCGAGTTCGAGTCGCTGATGTCGGATGACAAGGTGAACTATATTTACAAGCCAGTAAAGCCGTCTCGATTCGCCGTCATATTCGATCCGAGCCAGGAGAGGGACCTCAGCATAGACAGAAACCGGTCAACAGCCGAGCAGATCGTCGAGACGCAGAAGCAGAGCTATGCCGAGATAGAGAAGCGGATGGGCAATCGCGGGCTCAGAGTGCTCCTAGTGGAAGATAACCCAATCAACCAAAAGGTACTTATCAAGTATCTCAAGAAGGTCGGTGTGGCAGTGGAGGTGGCGCGGGATGGCGAAGAGTGCACAGAGATGGTCTTTGGTCACGGACCGGGTTACTTTGCACTAATCCTGGTAAGTGGTGTCCAGTGAACAAGTTGAGGTTGACTTCTTTCTTATGTTTTATTGGGTGACTGGAAGCTAATCAATTGGCTTGCTTGGTTGATAGTGCGATTTACACATGCCCAAGAAGGACGGGTACACAGCCTGCAGGGAAGTCCGCCAGTGGGAGCAGCAAACCCCTGACGGGCCCAAACTACCCATCATTGCCCTGTCAGCCAACGTGATGGCAGACGTCCAGGAAAGGTGCATACAGGCCGGCTTTGATGCCTATGTCACAAAGCCCGTAGACTTTGTGGACCTCAGCAACACGCTCGCCCGATTTTTCTGAATCCTCTAGGCGCCCGCCGGAACCTCA
The Pyricularia oryzae 70-15 chromosome 1, whole genome shotgun sequence DNA segment above includes these coding regions:
- a CDS encoding sensor protein zRas produces the protein MSGWLKSGMGSSSPSEEPRSPAASPAQALGGRNKNTDKSSKARISTQKPQTFSSKSKATSDAANQNEAAPRAEGSSPAMELAAYREQLKKQMSAISSQEPPRNSPKRPSPIAEEESPPPGIKPFDSGPATTASTNSSTATIRGLATPGVAARTPSYPFPRMTSMAGLPSHLHRPFTALSPTGTPEANPASFQDVPSALDKILSNPSTPASTLTFQPHGASVSNEEPTDFPTPNLYELSLMLSAEPGLDAWWQTVVQILTEVYKAERVTLAVPADTTDIENVPWGQKATYNARGEDDLSMAYMARGSSVVPSGTDVRSEITAHPDLQGLLSPTTRPDLSSRHSFTSFESRQNLVYAKDTAASSSPRPSPMPRSKSSYPVTVAEVELEARESRPALSQKVLEEHDAIADDVADVPGWGSALAPPTPTQARVLPMLQALDFEADPLIDHNGIRRVLERGKVIALTRSYPYLDHQQPPAQAEETKGRTRSRSPDGPKKQPQHRRPRPESFSKLSSLLGGAQMYRGSKGGWRGDKKRQGGVGSRLDDEDMPRPPTPKYEEYEQAPPSPWSQSPAPSPAIRAEPSENPFFTDAVVDEDSFNPASAPPPDYTALKPPETIGVDNSWTVLHIPLSHVLLSRPTATFKLDTSTLERKSHIRSKSAAGGGDPSTPVSASPSSGYKEKHSPIAVLSILSPIIPYPSNLRHSLAHLAPHLATSFSLCRHYTNLEVELAGLQKRNPDFIRYSSSLGTDGRLIADPVGLELTSGEVSESQRSLGGSMTSPSDYSVPSRSAAGSAVGTPSWDVGNLGFVTEKRQVAASPLVTSGIGDSYFSAKPTSSTGRGPGTPGAVNPKERRNSRESAVGEKRFLKRSSGTKGQWVQDSAIEDQDPSEESAVKRASEDLHSIALDKNEKATDSADGQRRGSRTGHKHTQLHSYGADFSHTFQSLPPSSTVGMKSQQPPSRSGSGSVPREMLPPSDTLKGLILDSLPAHVFVAQPPAGDMLWVNSRYLVYRGVTPAELAADPYGSLHPDDKEEYIKAWTYSLRTGEPFSRTVRIKRFDNAYRWFQARAIATRDKRNTVQQFLGSYMDIHDQHTAELKAARQEEIEASEAKHRLLANLIPQIIFTATEDEGITFANEQWLSYTGQSFEDSLGLGFMDYVHPDDLAKCRIPTDFSLSAVNTPMPFESATVKTPLPGTPGLGRSTGTAAVNRPVPNPGSTKLREMLSRHNSSSSSSSSEATSAGDLLRLAKKGVIKAGTDSSGRISYTTEVRLRSKTGEYRWHLIRCVEIGGVNWGSGVSSYFGSATDINDHKLLETKLKEAMESKGRFLSNMSHEIRTPLIGISGMVSFLQETTLTEEQRDYTNTIHTSANSLIMIINDILDLSKVDAGMMKLKYEWFHTTSLIEAVNELVSTMAIAKGLELNYIVEPEVPAWVKGDKVRIRQVLLNVIGNAIKFTSEGEVFSRCSVATVKENEIGEDEIMLEFSIIDTGRGFTKDESELIFKPFSQIDGSSTRQHGGSGLGLVISRQLVELHGGQMNGTATPGKGSTFTFTAKFGLPTDSDRPESLRPSSSVELVSSSSIPEGLQAARLFKHPSLPMTNSPSVLSPASTDPSVTSPATGSSASSDPSVRSNKTHDTARTSISSTNAGLVNFSEAARASGQDLSQMKLEMPDMSTENTSSNNSNSTLTPDLGPPRQQRGDGQRPTKYSILVISPQTHSREATTKHIEMTLPKEVPRKITPLATVTQAQQLIREADAITFTHVVVNLPSTDELIGLMGELMRSKLHSKATVLILSDSVQRQAIVKQVAGTEFESLMSDDKVNYIYKPVKPSRFAVIFDPSQERDLSIDRNRSTAEQIVETQKQSYAEIEKRMGNRGLRVLLVEDNPINQKVLIKYLKKVGVAVEVARDGEECTEMVFGHGPGYFALILCDLHMPKKDGYTACREVRQWEQQTPDGPKLPIIALSANVMADVQERCIQAGFDAYVTKPVDFVDLSNTLARFF